One Pyrus communis chromosome 4, drPyrComm1.1, whole genome shotgun sequence genomic region harbors:
- the LOC137732496 gene encoding uncharacterized protein, which translates to MEDYFVSDGMLMKTMKKKRKEVEELDQVNEYFSDFSLSSPARKIRRLDAHLPPIMEEEEADFAAAPNQVESTAPIIEELPSENNEKAIVLFKPIISPPFFSLPSELICGFKDQFPRSGHYGPRQSAAGDDEAVQNSENQCKAVVPWVYSKLRPRPSMEVSQSEAPEELMEAEEMGTATMEIEEESREGQGMANGCGGGMWTSNEGFPQWQQQHCMIPQPPQNTTMPITWFR; encoded by the exons ATGGAGGACTACTTCGTCTCAGACGGAATGCTGATGAAAacgatgaagaagaagaggaaggaggtTGAGGAGCTTGACCAAGTCAACGAATACTTCTCcgacttctctctctcttctcccgcCAGAAAGATTCGCCGTCTG gATGCGCATTTGCCGCCCAtcatggaggaggaggaggctgATTTTGCGGCGGCTCCGAATCAGGTGGAGTCGACTGCTCCAATTATTGAGGAATTGCCGTCAGAAAACAATGAGAAGGCCATTGTGCTCTTCAAGCCCATCATTTCCCCTCCTTTTTTCTCTTTACCTTCCGAATTGATCTGCGGCTTCAAGG ACCAATTTCCGCGCTCCGGGCATTATGGTCCGAGACAATCAGCCGCGGGAGATGATGAGGCGGTGCAAAACAGCGAAAATCAATGTAAAGCTGTTGTTCCATGGGTTTATAGTAAGCTTCGGCCTAGGCCATCGATGGAGGTTTCGCAATCTGAGGCCCCGGAGGAGCTGATGGAGGCTGAGGAGATGGGAACAGCAACAATGGAGATTGAAGAAGAGAGCAGAGAAGGACAAGGGATGGCTAACGGGTGCGGCGGAGGAATGTGGACGAGTAATGAAGGGTTTCCTCAGTGGCAGCAGCAGCATTGTATGATTCCACAACCTCCACAAAACACCACCATGCCCATCACTTGGTTCCGATGA
- the LOC137731080 gene encoding ethanolamine-phosphate cytidylyltransferase-like, with amino-acid sequence MEYETNNWIWDGMYNHPHVFGGLMLTAALLGLSTSYFGGITVPQLPYLWSDSGIFHKKKCDRKHIRVYMDGCFDLMHYGHANALRQAKALGDELVVGVVSDEEIIANKGPPVLSMEERLALVSGLKWVDQVITNAPYEITEQFMGKLFSEHKIDYIIHGDDPCLLPDGTDAYALAKKAGRYKQIKRTEGVSSTDIVGRILSSLKDTNDGENQTETSLHKTPESQPKSASLSQFLPTSRRIVQFSNGKGPGPNARVVYIDGAFDLFHAGHVEILKNARQLGDFLLVGIHNDETVSEHRGKYPIMHLHERSLSVLGCRYVDEVIIGAPWEVTVDMITTFNISSVVHGTVSEYNFSLTGESDPYSVPKSMGIFKLLESPKSITTTSVSQRIIANHDAYLKRNAKKNESEKKYYAQKTYVSGD; translated from the exons ATGGAATATGAAACTAACAACTGGATTTGGGATGGAATGTACAACCACCCACATGTATTTGGCGGTCTAATGCTCACGGCCGCCTTGCTCGGCTTGTCCACGAGCTATTTTGGTGGAATTACGGTGCCCCAGTTGCCGTATTTATGGTCTGATTCAGGGATCTTTCATAAGAAGAAATGTGATAGGAAGCACATTCGGGTTTACATGGATGGTTGCTTTGATCTCATGCATTATGGCCATGCCAACGCCTTGAGGCAAGCCAAGGCTTTGGGAGATGAGTTGGTGGTGGGCGTTGTTAGCGATGAGGAGATTATTGCCAATAAAGGTCCACCTGTTTTATCCATGGAAGAGAG ATTGGCTCTCGTGAGTGGTTTGAAGTGGGTGGATCAAGTCATAACGAATGCTCCTTATGAAATTACTGAGCAATTCATGGGCAAGCTCTTTAGTGAGCATAAGATTGACTATATCATACATGGTGATGATCCTTGCCTGCTGCCAGATGGAACTGATGCTTATGCCTTGGCGAAAAAAGCTGGCCGCTACAAGCAGATTAAACGCACTGAAGGTGTCTCCAGCACAGATATTGTAG GGAGGATACTTTCTTCTTTAAAGGATACAAATGATGGTGAAAATCAAACTGAGACATCCTTGCATAAAACCCCAGAAAGTCAACCCAAGAGTGCCAGTTTATCTCAATTTCTACCAACATCCCGGCGTATTGTGCAATTCTCTAATGGAAAG GGACCTGGACCAAATGCTCGTGTTGTTTACATTGATGGGGCATTTGATCTCTTTCATGCAGGACATGTTGAG ATTCTGAAGAATGCTAGGCAGCTCGGAGACTTTCTACTAGTGGGCATCCACAATGATGAGACTGTCAG TGAACACAGAGGGAAGTATCCAATTATGCATTTGCACGAACGTAGTCTTAGTGTGTTGGGTTGCCGTTATGTTGATGAAGTCATCATTGGTGCTCCCTGGGAAGTTACCGTGGACATG ATAACAACTTTCAACATTTCATCGGTTGTGCATGGGACAGTTTCCGAGTACAACTTCTCGTTAACT GGCGAAAGCGATCCTTATTCTGTTCCCAAGAGCATGGGGATTTTCAAATTGCTTGAAAGCCCTAAAAGTATAACAACAACATCAGTATCCCAGAGGATAATTGCAAATCATGATGCTTACTTG AAACGCAATGCCAAAAAGAACGAGAGCGAAAAGAAATACTATGCACAGAAGACATATGTCTCGGGAGACTAG